A region of Streptomyces sp. NBC_01267 DNA encodes the following proteins:
- a CDS encoding GAF domain-containing protein, producing the protein MTYDPTGRLLLTPVDREGPDRVRRLRRLGLGQHPDPAFDDFARRLAELTGAPYSMVNFIDANRQFFAGLHTPAGTHSGSDLSAVAAACGINRVMARDHGYCPHVVARRKALVLEDVCDYPRFAGNPVVDEIGIRSYLGAPLIDRTDTALGAVCVVDTVPRRWGVAGLETIKAAAAELVAQIHRREDGGI; encoded by the coding sequence ATGACGTACGACCCGACAGGACGGCTCCTGCTGACCCCGGTCGACCGGGAAGGGCCCGATCGGGTCCGGCGGTTGCGCAGGCTCGGCCTGGGACAGCACCCCGACCCGGCCTTCGACGACTTCGCACGACGGCTCGCCGAGCTGACCGGAGCGCCGTACTCGATGGTCAACTTCATCGACGCGAACCGGCAGTTCTTCGCCGGGCTGCACACCCCGGCGGGCACTCACTCCGGCAGCGACCTGAGCGCGGTGGCGGCGGCCTGCGGGATCAACCGCGTCATGGCCCGCGACCACGGCTACTGCCCGCACGTGGTCGCCCGCCGCAAGGCACTCGTCCTGGAGGACGTCTGCGACTACCCGCGCTTCGCCGGGAACCCGGTGGTCGACGAGATCGGGATCCGCTCCTACCTGGGCGCGCCGCTCATCGACCGCACGGACACCGCGCTCGGCGCGGTCTGTGTGGTCGACACGGTGCCGAGACGGTGGGGGGTGGCCGGCCTGGAGACGATCAAGGCGGCGGCGGCGGAACTCGTCGCGCAGATCCACCGCCGTGAGGACGGTGGGATCTGA
- a CDS encoding DUF2264 domain-containing protein, giving the protein MTSPFLHLPPTDRLLSSRTGWTRAHWEALADRMLDALVPYATPGFAQYRLPGRGSWSGVVSDGLEGYARSFLLAAFRIAGAGGDVDPRLVERYAQGLATGTDPDSREAWPKLTECSQQMVEAASVAVALHETRPWIWDKLDTRVQERVVDWFSGFVGHRTWDNNWRLFQVVSEQFLASVGAPYSQSDIDGGLDRIEDWYVGDGWYTDGDGRNFDYYIGWALHLYPLLWSRMAGEDPETGRTKVYRERLGQFLDGYQHFFGTDGAPVHQGRSLTYRYAALAPVWMGALADCTPLSPGRTRRLASGTMRHFAERGVPDERGLLTLGWYDTFLPTTQPYSGPASPYWASKGFLGLLLPADHPTWTAREQALPIEESDQYTALPAPGWLLHGTRDDGIVRLVNHGSDHNPPQGEGEDDPHYATFGYSTATAPESAPHARERAVDNHLALIGPDGTPSRRRRIHPLTCSGRTASSWYEDAGSRVETTSVLHGPWEIRVHRVDAPAGVTVREGGHPVAHRERPQAEEGSGRALARTADGLTSALVGLYGWDSGEASVARDVQANAYGPHSATPCLTRTEHPGGRSVHVSLVALSRDTVHPRALQESVSVAVAEDSVTLTFPDGTSVSA; this is encoded by the coding sequence ATGACCTCGCCCTTCCTCCACCTTCCCCCGACCGACCGTCTGCTGTCCTCGCGTACCGGCTGGACCCGCGCCCACTGGGAGGCCCTCGCCGACCGGATGCTGGACGCGCTCGTGCCGTACGCGACGCCGGGCTTCGCCCAGTACCGGCTGCCGGGGCGCGGCAGTTGGTCCGGGGTGGTGTCGGACGGTCTCGAAGGGTACGCGCGCTCGTTCCTGCTCGCGGCCTTCCGGATCGCCGGTGCGGGCGGGGACGTCGATCCCCGTCTGGTGGAGCGCTACGCACAGGGTCTGGCCACGGGCACCGATCCGGATTCGCGTGAGGCATGGCCGAAGCTCACCGAGTGCTCCCAGCAGATGGTCGAGGCGGCGTCGGTCGCCGTGGCGCTGCACGAGACCCGCCCCTGGATATGGGACAAGCTGGACACCCGGGTCCAGGAGCGGGTCGTGGACTGGTTCTCCGGCTTCGTCGGGCACCGCACCTGGGACAACAACTGGCGGCTGTTCCAGGTGGTGTCCGAGCAGTTCCTGGCCTCGGTCGGCGCTCCGTACAGCCAGTCGGACATCGACGGCGGTCTCGACAGGATCGAGGACTGGTACGTCGGCGACGGCTGGTACACCGACGGCGACGGGCGGAACTTCGACTACTACATCGGCTGGGCGCTCCACCTGTACCCGCTGCTCTGGTCCCGGATGGCGGGCGAGGATCCCGAGACGGGCCGTACCAAGGTCTACCGGGAGCGGCTCGGCCAGTTCCTCGACGGCTACCAGCACTTCTTCGGTACGGACGGCGCCCCCGTCCACCAGGGACGCTCCCTCACCTACCGGTACGCGGCCCTCGCCCCGGTCTGGATGGGCGCCCTGGCCGACTGCACACCGCTCTCCCCCGGCCGCACCCGCCGTCTCGCGTCCGGCACCATGCGGCACTTCGCCGAGCGTGGCGTGCCCGACGAGCGCGGGCTACTTACTCTCGGCTGGTACGACACGTTCCTGCCCACCACCCAGCCGTACTCGGGGCCCGCCTCCCCCTACTGGGCGTCCAAGGGATTCCTCGGGCTGCTGCTGCCGGCCGACCACCCCACCTGGACGGCGCGCGAACAGGCCCTGCCCATCGAGGAGTCGGACCAGTACACCGCGCTGCCCGCGCCCGGATGGCTGCTGCACGGCACCCGGGACGACGGCATCGTCCGTCTCGTCAACCACGGCAGTGACCACAATCCGCCGCAGGGCGAGGGGGAGGACGATCCGCACTACGCCACGTTCGGCTACTCCACGGCGACCGCCCCCGAGTCGGCGCCCCATGCACGGGAGCGGGCGGTGGACAACCACCTCGCGCTGATCGGCCCGGACGGCACACCGTCCCGCCGCCGCCGGATCCACCCGCTGACCTGTTCGGGACGGACTGCCTCCTCCTGGTACGAGGACGCCGGTTCCCGGGTCGAGACCACCAGTGTGCTGCACGGCCCGTGGGAGATCCGGGTGCACCGGGTGGACGCCCCGGCGGGCGTGACCGTACGGGAAGGGGGCCACCCGGTCGCGCACCGGGAACGCCCGCAGGCCGAGGAGGGCTCCGGCCGGGCCCTGGCCCGTACCGCGGACGGGCTGACCAGCGCGCTGGTCGGGCTGTACGGCTGGGACTCCGGGGAGGCCTCGGTCGCCCGCGACGTCCAGGCCAACGCGTACGGCCCGCACTCCGCGACGCCGTGCCTGACCCGGACCGAGCACCCCGGCGGGCGGAGCGTGCACGTCTCTCTCGTCGCGCTCTCCCGCGACACGGTGCACCCCCGCGCGCTCCAGGAGTCCGTCTCGGTGGCGGTCGCGGAGGATTCGGTCACGCTGACGTTCCCGGACGGGACCAGCGTCAGCGCCTGA